The window GACACAAAAAAATTGCTGTCAAACGTTTTGAACTTGACAAatggtaatattaattatcaagcAAAAAACTAGACTCAGAGTACCCATCTCAGCAAAAGTGCGCTTAGCTCTAACTTTAAGATTCTTAGCTACAGGCGACAGCTACAGGAGCTTCACTATCTATTCACAATTTCTAGTGCAGCCATCACAATCATTATACAAGAAGTGTGTATGGCTATGAGGATTTGCCAGAAGTAGCCCATCAATGTCATGCATAATCTGACGCCGTTCTTGTTTTGAATATTCTCTCAATCTTGTAGCCAATAACTGCGCGTACAAGTCGCATTCATCGTTTTCCTTCCTGTTTaataacatgttatttaaattagaaactgTGTCTTTTATATTCTTGTGAATATCAGTTTCACTATCTTCATGGGTACGTTTTCTTTTGATAGGTgatttaaaggattttttattgttcactGGTTTGTGTTTTTCACTAATCTGTTCATCGTGTTGGTCATTGATAAGTTCGTTATTTTGCTCATTATCATTGTGGGTTTCATCGTCAACATTGGGTAGTCCTGGTGAAATCTGTAATAAGATAAATcccttgtattatttattttaaaataaatattatgtataaaagtcAGGTTAGGTCAGCTACCactaacaacatttttatgtggaatttaagaaaaatattttgaatcaaCTTCATGAAgtacttgatttttatttgcaaataattttttcttgtatGAAAACTTGTTTGTAGCCCATCAAGTGATAAAAGGGATAGTCTGCTTTCTCAATGACAATGTAATATGTCATAGGTTTTTCATAGAGATGGGGCATTTGTATGAAGCAAACACGTGATGAAACCTTTTCCAGAAAACCATATCATGGGTTTATTACAACAAACTTTTAACATGAGATTATCTAGTACATGTGTTAtcgttgaaaatgtttttggagttttaataacagtttttaggatatttaaaaagcCCAAGGAAATTAGGAAAGATAAAGCTACTGATAACTATGAATTGTATTCGATTGCATTATTTTCTTAGAAATAGCAGGACATCTAGAGACATATACACACCTCCTGGGACCTTTGATACAGTTATTGATGGTGAAATAATTAAGGAAGGGTCTTGGAGACTAAGTTTCTACTAATCAAGCtgtaacctaacctaacctatacCAATTGTAGGTAGACGTGCAACACAGAGTGCCATACAAATAAGAAATGTTTGCTAGTTTTCTAaggcaaaattattaaaatattgatacatGATGTCATAAGGAAGATTATAACACATTCATCCTTCAGATTCAGATCCTTCATGAgataaaaaatcaatcaatcgattttaatagttgttaaattatatctgcCAGAGTAATTTTTTAACCC of the Danaus plexippus chromosome 13 unlocalized genomic scaffold, MEX_DaPlex mxdp_15, whole genome shotgun sequence genome contains:
- the LOC116770408 gene encoding uncharacterized protein LOC116770408, yielding MEWSKKETFQFLKLFQKEPMIWDPKNKFHKNNHKVNDAWARLSEEMCRPVPELKNKKNSLMATFRQHLRRKKQSLKSGAGEDDVYKPVWLYYDAMETFLASVYKCHTSINTEEGLHEELISPGLPNVDDETHNDNEQNNELINDQHDEQISEKHKPVNNKKSFKSPIKRKRTHEDSETDIHKNIKDTVSNLNNMLLNRKENDECDLYAQLLATRLREYSKQERRQIMHDIDGLLLANPHSHTHFLYNDCDGCTRNCE